One genomic region from Conexibacter woesei DSM 14684 encodes:
- a CDS encoding bifunctional diguanylate cyclase/phosphohydrolase, with amino-acid sequence MQLNISGAPLRRLLAVVTAVALALLFAQALTDFGGAWADVAIDDVVYFGLELGGATACLVRAALVRDRRPAWICIGLAILLYAAGDAFWGLQSARGAYPWPADVAYVAFYPLSLGGMALLLADGRDQVAARLWVDGLIAGLAVGAVAVAFAYEPILEATSASSTQTALHLAYPLTDLMMIALVLTAFATQAWRPGGVWVLLAIGALIFAVADTLYAYQSANGTFDDDSLVSALWPAALVTWGWAAWQPWRPRHVDYGFGRQTFALPTVFAALAVALLLYGQFADVPTAAALLATAALLLATARAGRTFRENMRLLRATREEALTDGLTGLPNRRRLMHDLERAVALCTADERLRRTLVFFDLDGFKGYNDGFGHAAGDMLLDRLAGRLAEVVVGRGRAYRLGGDEFCVLLDGALPADDPLILAAVATLREQGEGFRVGASYGVVTIPCEAQSATHALQLADQRMYAAKDASRTSSRRQTCDVLLQVLREREPDLHEHLHGVAALVVGVARELGLDAEQVDEVARAAELHDIGKIAIPDAILHKPGPLDADEWRLMREHTVVGDRILGAAPAMRPVARIVRSSHERWDGCGYPDGLAAEQIPLGARIVAVCDAYDAMTSERPYQRRLAHASALTELRRCAGSQFDPAVVAAFVESSPGGSHSIGTTRPGARAPGPSSSEEAATP; translated from the coding sequence TTGCAGCTGAACATCTCCGGGGCGCCGCTGCGGCGGCTGCTCGCCGTCGTCACGGCGGTCGCGCTGGCGTTGCTGTTCGCGCAGGCGCTGACCGACTTCGGCGGCGCGTGGGCCGACGTCGCGATCGACGACGTCGTCTACTTCGGGCTGGAGCTGGGCGGCGCGACCGCGTGCCTCGTGCGCGCGGCGCTCGTGCGCGACCGCCGCCCCGCGTGGATCTGCATCGGCCTCGCGATCCTGCTGTACGCCGCCGGCGACGCCTTCTGGGGCCTGCAGTCGGCGCGCGGCGCGTACCCGTGGCCGGCCGACGTCGCGTACGTCGCCTTCTATCCGCTCTCGCTCGGCGGGATGGCGCTGCTGCTCGCCGACGGCCGCGACCAGGTCGCCGCGCGGCTGTGGGTCGACGGGCTGATCGCCGGGCTCGCGGTCGGCGCGGTCGCCGTCGCGTTCGCCTACGAGCCGATCCTGGAGGCGACCTCGGCGTCCTCGACGCAGACGGCGCTCCACCTCGCCTACCCGCTCACCGACCTGATGATGATCGCGCTCGTGCTGACCGCGTTCGCGACGCAGGCGTGGCGGCCCGGCGGCGTGTGGGTGCTGCTGGCGATCGGCGCGCTCATCTTCGCCGTGGCGGACACGCTCTACGCGTACCAGAGCGCCAACGGGACGTTCGACGACGACTCGCTCGTCTCAGCGCTGTGGCCGGCGGCGCTGGTGACGTGGGGCTGGGCCGCGTGGCAGCCGTGGCGCCCGCGGCACGTCGACTACGGCTTCGGGCGGCAGACGTTCGCGCTGCCGACGGTCTTCGCCGCGCTCGCGGTCGCGCTGCTGCTCTACGGTCAGTTCGCCGACGTCCCGACCGCGGCCGCGCTGCTGGCGACCGCGGCGCTGCTGCTCGCGACCGCGCGCGCGGGCCGCACCTTCCGCGAGAACATGCGGCTGTTGCGCGCGACGCGCGAGGAGGCGCTGACCGACGGCCTCACCGGGCTGCCGAACCGGCGGCGGCTGATGCACGACCTCGAGCGCGCGGTCGCGCTCTGCACGGCCGACGAGCGGCTGCGGCGCACGCTCGTCTTCTTCGACCTCGACGGCTTCAAGGGCTACAACGACGGCTTCGGCCACGCCGCCGGCGACATGCTGCTCGACCGCCTCGCCGGCCGGCTGGCGGAGGTCGTCGTCGGCCGCGGCCGCGCGTACCGGCTCGGCGGCGACGAGTTCTGCGTGCTGCTCGACGGCGCGCTGCCGGCTGACGACCCCCTGATCCTCGCGGCGGTCGCGACGCTGCGCGAGCAGGGCGAGGGCTTCCGCGTCGGCGCCTCCTACGGCGTCGTGACGATCCCGTGCGAGGCGCAGTCGGCGACGCACGCGCTGCAGCTCGCCGACCAGCGCATGTACGCCGCCAAGGACGCCTCGCGCACGTCGAGCCGCCGGCAGACGTGCGACGTCCTGCTGCAGGTGCTGCGCGAGCGCGAGCCCGACCTCCACGAGCACCTGCACGGGGTCGCGGCGCTGGTGGTCGGCGTCGCGCGCGAGCTGGGGCTCGACGCCGAGCAGGTCGACGAGGTCGCCCGGGCGGCGGAGCTGCACGACATCGGCAAGATCGCGATCCCCGACGCGATCCTGCACAAGCCGGGGCCGCTCGACGCCGACGAGTGGCGGCTGATGCGCGAGCACACGGTCGTCGGCGACCGGATCCTCGGCGCGGCGCCGGCGATGCGGCCGGTCGCCCGGATCGTCCGCTCCAGCCACGAGCGGTGGGACGGCTGCGGCTACCCGGACGGGCTCGCGGCCGAGCAGATCCCGCTCGGCGCGCGGATCGTCGCGGTCTGCGACGCGTACGACGCGATGACGAGCGAGCGGCCGTATCAGCGGCGGCTCGCGCACGCCTCCGCGCTGACGGAGCTGCGCCGCTGCGCCGGGTCGCAGTTCGACCCGGCGGTGGTGGCGGCGTTCGTGGAAAGCTCGCCTGGGGGCTCGCATTCCATTGGGACCACTCGCCCGGGGGCTCGCGCTCCCGGGCCGAGCAGTTCCGAGGAGGCTGCTACGCCTTGA
- a CDS encoding ABC transporter ATP-binding protein, with protein MAEVTLDRVSKVYPDGTRAVSSMDLEIGDQEFMVLVGPSGCGKTTALRMVAGLEEISEGAVRIGERVVNDVPSRDRDIAMVFQSYALYPHLSVYENIAFGLRLKKIPKDEIDRRVREAARVLDLTEWLKRKPRNLSGGQRQRVAMGRAIVREPQAFLMDEPLSNLDAKLRVQMRAEIARLQDDLGVTTIYVTHDQIEAMTMGDRVAVMRKGRLQQVATPQELYDHPVNLFVGGFIGSPAMNLVEAIFEQANGGFAVRLGDQRLGLPQDLVDARPALSEWVGRELVLGIRPESLEDAAETGADTPSDRRLRAQVTLREALGSEVDIHATIAARPARTDEVKELAADKGLQSLDAEAAEATIVGRLAPRSKAAEGDAIELAVDTTALHFFDPESGLGIYDAKTEGATP; from the coding sequence TTGGCCGAAGTCACGCTCGATCGCGTCAGCAAGGTGTACCCGGACGGCACCCGCGCGGTGTCCTCGATGGACCTGGAGATCGGCGACCAGGAGTTCATGGTGCTGGTCGGCCCCTCCGGCTGCGGCAAGACGACCGCGCTGCGGATGGTCGCGGGCCTGGAGGAGATCAGCGAGGGAGCGGTGAGAATCGGGGAGCGCGTCGTGAACGACGTCCCCTCGCGCGACCGCGACATCGCGATGGTCTTCCAGAGCTACGCGCTCTATCCGCACCTCTCCGTCTACGAGAACATCGCGTTCGGCCTGCGGCTGAAGAAGATCCCGAAGGACGAGATCGACAGACGCGTCAGAGAGGCCGCGCGCGTGCTCGACCTGACCGAGTGGCTCAAGCGCAAGCCGCGCAACCTCTCCGGCGGCCAGCGCCAGCGCGTCGCGATGGGCCGCGCGATCGTGCGCGAGCCGCAGGCGTTCCTGATGGACGAGCCGCTGTCGAACCTCGACGCGAAGCTGCGTGTGCAGATGCGCGCGGAGATCGCGCGGCTGCAGGACGACCTCGGCGTCACGACGATCTACGTCACGCACGACCAGATCGAGGCGATGACGATGGGCGACCGCGTCGCGGTGATGCGCAAGGGCAGACTGCAGCAGGTCGCCACGCCGCAGGAGCTGTACGACCACCCGGTCAACCTCTTCGTCGGCGGCTTCATCGGCAGCCCCGCGATGAACCTCGTCGAGGCGATCTTCGAGCAGGCGAACGGTGGCTTCGCGGTGAGACTGGGGGACCAGCGCCTGGGGCTGCCGCAGGATCTGGTCGACGCGCGCCCGGCGCTGTCGGAGTGGGTCGGGCGCGAGCTGGTGCTCGGGATCCGGCCCGAGTCGCTGGAGGACGCCGCGGAGACGGGCGCCGACACCCCGTCCGACCGGCGCCTCAGAGCGCAGGTGACGCTGCGCGAGGCGCTCGGCTCCGAGGTCGACATCCACGCGACGATCGCGGCGCGCCCGGCGCGGACCGACGAGGTCAAAGAGCTGGCGGCCGACAAGGGCCTGCAGTCGCTCGACGCCGAGGCGGCCGAGGCGACGATCGTCGGCCGGCTCGCGCCGCGCTCGAAGGCGGCCGAGGGCGACGCGATCGAGCTGGCCGTCGACACCACCGCACTGCATTTCTTCGATCCCGAGAGTGGGCTCGGAATCTACGACGCGAAGACGGAAGGAGCTACACCGTGA
- a CDS encoding ABC transporter substrate-binding protein, with translation MTRHRFRFSALAALLVLALAVLAAGCGDDDDGGGSTTSGGGGASTQATDVRGSVSVIGIWTGDEQRSFQAVIDKFNETYPDVTVRYTSAGDNLPTVVGTAVEGGNPPDIATIAQPGLIRDFQRRGALRPMDYASDTISANYAPDFVRLGTIDGRLYSFVFKGANKSTVWYNVEAFRNAGVDDPDDWAEFLRNARTLGASGVPAYSIAGADGWTLTDLFENIYLRQAGPEKYDQLSEHRIPWTDPSVRAALRTMAEVLGDRANIVGGTQGALQTEFPASVENVFVNPARGAQVIEGDFVPGVVAESTRLRAETGFNVYSFPEIGDSEDYVVGGGDSITTFRDTPAVRAFVEFLASPEGATVWAERGGFSSPNRSVSEDAYPDEITQEVATAIAEARTFRFDMSDLAPAAFGGTPSQGEWKILQDFLADPSDIDGTAQALENAAARAYK, from the coding sequence GTGACACGGCACCGCTTCAGGTTCTCAGCGCTCGCCGCGCTGCTCGTGCTCGCACTGGCGGTGCTCGCGGCCGGCTGCGGCGACGACGACGACGGCGGCGGTTCGACGACCTCCGGGGGAGGAGGCGCGTCAACGCAGGCGACCGACGTCAGAGGATCGGTCTCGGTGATCGGCATCTGGACCGGCGACGAGCAGAGATCGTTCCAGGCCGTCATCGACAAGTTCAACGAGACTTATCCGGACGTCACGGTGAGATACACCTCGGCCGGCGACAACCTGCCGACGGTCGTCGGCACCGCGGTCGAGGGCGGCAACCCGCCCGACATCGCGACGATCGCCCAGCCAGGGCTGATCAGAGACTTCCAGAGACGCGGCGCGCTGAGACCGATGGACTACGCGAGCGACACCATCAGCGCGAATTATGCGCCTGACTTCGTCAGACTTGGGACGATCGACGGGAGACTGTATTCGTTCGTCTTCAAGGGGGCCAACAAGTCGACCGTCTGGTACAACGTCGAGGCGTTCAGAAACGCTGGCGTCGACGATCCCGACGACTGGGCCGAGTTCCTCAGAAACGCCAGAACGCTCGGCGCCTCCGGCGTCCCGGCGTATTCGATCGCCGGTGCGGACGGATGGACGCTCACCGACCTGTTCGAGAACATCTACCTGCGCCAGGCCGGGCCGGAGAAGTACGACCAGCTCAGCGAGCACAGAATCCCGTGGACGGACCCGTCCGTGAGAGCGGCGCTGAGAACGATGGCCGAGGTGCTCGGTGACAGAGCGAACATCGTCGGCGGGACGCAGGGCGCGCTCCAGACGGAGTTCCCGGCGTCGGTCGAGAACGTCTTCGTCAATCCGGCCAGAGGCGCGCAGGTGATAGAGGGCGACTTCGTCCCCGGCGTCGTCGCGGAGTCGACGAGACTGAGAGCGGAGACCGGCTTCAACGTGTACTCGTTCCCAGAGATCGGCGACTCCGAGGACTACGTCGTCGGCGGTGGCGACTCGATCACGACGTTCCGCGACACGCCCGCGGTGAGAGCGTTCGTCGAGTTCCTCGCCTCGCCCGAGGGCGCGACCGTGTGGGCCGAGCGCGGCGGCTTCTCGTCGCCGAACAGAAGCGTCAGCGAGGACGCGTACCCGGACGAGATCACGCAGGAGGTCGCGACCGCTATCGCCGAAGCGAGAACGTTCCGCTTCGACATGTCCGACCTCGCGCCGGCCGCCTTCGGCGGCACGCCGAGCCAGGGCGAGTGGAAGATCCTGCAGGACTTCCTCGCGGACCCGAGCGACATAGACGGCACCGCGCAGGCGCTCGAGAACGCGGCCGCGAGAGCGTACAAGTAG
- a CDS encoding ABC transporter permease, with protein sequence MEAATVSQGGKRPGRGRARLVPLLFLAPALIFLVVWIIYPTGWTIVRSFFDRDGGDFVAFDNYKDIFTTDTLQTAIKNNVIWVAVVPALVTAIGLIFAVLTERIRWSTAFKTAVFMPMAISLFAAGVIWRVMDEKDPSMGTINATLKVVDDTFGSGGALTTAQPSSPQLTGSTTSGFVLRKPVRAGGTAVLGLTAIPPADMPADARQALQPRPEAGAITGTVWRDFRPGGGRPGVVERGELGLPGVTVELRDPGGGVKASTTSDATGAFSFGDVGSGEFRVAIGSQTFSAPFEGVSWLGEKLITPAVMIAYIWVWAGFAMVIIAAGLSSISREVLEAARTDGATEWQVFRRVTVPMLAPVLSVVFITMIINVLKVFDIILSVAPQSSQDDANVIALAMWRTSFGGINDFGLGSAIAVFLFLLVIPVLALNIRRFKREEN encoded by the coding sequence GTGGAGGCGGCGACCGTCAGCCAGGGTGGGAAGCGGCCGGGGCGCGGGCGCGCGCGCCTCGTCCCGCTGCTGTTTCTCGCCCCGGCACTGATCTTCCTCGTCGTCTGGATCATCTACCCGACCGGCTGGACGATCGTCCGCAGCTTCTTCGACCGCGACGGCGGCGACTTCGTCGCGTTCGACAACTACAAGGACATCTTCACCACCGACACGCTCCAGACGGCGATCAAGAACAACGTGATCTGGGTCGCGGTGGTGCCGGCGCTGGTGACCGCGATCGGGCTGATCTTCGCCGTCCTGACCGAGCGGATCCGCTGGTCGACGGCGTTCAAGACGGCGGTCTTCATGCCGATGGCGATCTCGCTCTTCGCGGCCGGCGTGATCTGGCGCGTGATGGACGAGAAGGACCCCAGCATGGGGACGATCAACGCGACGCTGAAGGTCGTCGACGACACCTTCGGCTCCGGCGGCGCGTTGACGACCGCGCAGCCGTCCTCGCCGCAGCTGACCGGCTCGACGACGAGCGGCTTCGTGCTCAGAAAACCGGTCAGAGCGGGCGGGACGGCGGTGCTCGGGCTGACCGCGATCCCGCCGGCCGACATGCCAGCCGACGCCAGACAGGCGCTCCAGCCGAGACCGGAGGCGGGCGCGATCACCGGCACCGTCTGGCGTGACTTCAGGCCCGGCGGCGGCAGACCGGGGGTGGTGGAGAGAGGCGAGCTGGGCCTGCCGGGGGTGACGGTCGAGCTGCGCGATCCGGGCGGCGGCGTGAAGGCGTCGACGACCAGCGACGCGACCGGCGCGTTCTCGTTCGGCGACGTCGGTTCCGGAGAGTTCAGAGTCGCGATCGGCTCGCAGACGTTCTCGGCCCCGTTCGAAGGCGTCTCGTGGCTGGGCGAGAAGCTGATCACGCCCGCGGTGATGATCGCCTACATCTGGGTCTGGGCCGGCTTCGCGATGGTGATCATCGCGGCGGGCCTGTCGTCGATCTCACGCGAGGTGCTGGAGGCCGCGCGGACCGACGGCGCGACCGAGTGGCAGGTCTTCAGGCGCGTGACGGTGCCGATGCTCGCGCCCGTCCTGTCGGTCGTCTTCATCACGATGATCATCAATGTCCTGAAGGTCTTCGACATCATCCTGTCGGTCGCGCCGCAGTCCTCGCAGGACGACGCGAACGTGATCGCGCTGGCGATGTGGCGGACGTCGTTCGGCGGCATCAACGACTTCGGCCTCGGCTCGGCGATCGCCGTCTTCCTGTTCCTGCTCGTGATCCCCGTCCTGGCGCTCAACATCCGGCGCTTCAAGCGGGAGGAGAACTAG
- a CDS encoding carbohydrate ABC transporter permease yields the protein MSASASGETAGQAVTAPRAKAAHPESFAARIGRAVSRGPLNILLLLISVLWLVPTLGLLFTSLLPASEITTRGWWNVVAHPSLATFDNYSALFDNRDIMNALWVTVQIAVGNTILLVVVASLAGYAFAWLRFPGRDWLFVVVIGLLVVPLQVALIPIFSLYNDTGLFDTVLGLVLFHVAFGLPFGIFLMRNFFAGIPRDILESARIDGASELKIFVRLILPLGLPAIASLAIFQFLWTWNDLIVALTFGRDTQPLTVAIFTQTRQFGSNIDLIAPASFLSLAIPLCVFLAFQRYFVQGMLAGSVK from the coding sequence ATGTCCGCGTCAGCGTCGGGCGAGACCGCAGGCCAGGCCGTCACGGCTCCGCGCGCGAAGGCGGCGCATCCGGAGTCGTTCGCGGCGCGGATCGGGCGGGCGGTCTCGCGCGGGCCGCTGAACATCCTGCTGCTGCTGATCTCGGTGCTGTGGCTCGTGCCAACGCTCGGGTTGCTGTTCACCTCGCTGCTGCCGGCGAGCGAGATCACGACGAGAGGGTGGTGGAACGTCGTCGCCCACCCGAGCCTCGCGACATTCGACAACTACAGCGCGCTGTTCGACAACAGAGACATCATGAACGCGCTGTGGGTGACGGTGCAGATCGCAGTCGGCAACACGATCCTGCTCGTGGTCGTCGCGTCGCTCGCCGGCTACGCCTTCGCGTGGCTGAGATTCCCCGGTCGCGACTGGCTGTTCGTCGTCGTGATCGGCCTGCTCGTCGTGCCGCTGCAGGTCGCGCTGATCCCGATCTTCTCGCTCTACAACGACACCGGGCTGTTCGACACCGTGCTCGGGCTCGTGCTGTTCCACGTCGCGTTCGGGCTGCCGTTCGGCATCTTCCTGATGCGCAACTTCTTCGCCGGGATCCCGAGAGACATCCTCGAGTCGGCGCGGATCGACGGCGCCTCGGAGCTGAAGATCTTCGTGCGGCTGATCCTGCCGCTCGGCCTGCCGGCGATCGCGTCGCTGGCGATCTTCCAGTTCCTGTGGACGTGGAACGACCTGATCGTCGCGCTCACCTTCGGGCGCGACACGCAGCCGCTGACGGTCGCGATCTTCACCCAGACACGGCAGTTCGGCTCCAACATCGACCTGATCGCGCCGGCCTCGTTCCTGTCACTGGCGATCCCGCTGTGTGTCTTCCTCGCGTTCCAGCGCTACTTCGTGCAGGGGATGCTCGCCGGCTCGGTCAAGTAG
- a CDS encoding IclR family transcriptional regulator has protein sequence MAASSGDLSSLEKGLAVLRELAAGESGMTAGQLSTATSLNRTTIYRLCDALERGGWTMRTSDDDATRFELGVAAHGLAVLITNKYDTEARLRPVISELSQALGKTVHVGALERAEVVHVARALPSSGLSVAARLGTREHAHCSGLGKALLATLSPAVVDELFPTDELPRQTERSIVTRKALHEELARIRAAGYALDDEEGTLGVRCVASPVFTSGGRALFALSVTSVPAGLLGDDLTRAVDAVRGAAALLSASFGGAVPSGWGTPAPAT, from the coding sequence ATGGCCGCCTCGTCGGGCGATCTGAGCAGTCTCGAAAAGGGGCTCGCGGTGCTGCGCGAGCTGGCCGCCGGCGAGTCGGGCATGACCGCCGGCCAGCTCTCGACCGCCACCAGCCTCAACCGCACGACGATCTACCGCCTCTGCGACGCGCTCGAGCGCGGCGGCTGGACGATGCGCACGAGCGATGACGACGCGACCCGCTTCGAGCTCGGCGTCGCGGCGCACGGCCTGGCGGTCCTGATCACGAACAAGTACGACACGGAGGCGCGGCTGCGGCCCGTGATCTCGGAGCTGTCGCAGGCGCTCGGCAAGACGGTCCACGTCGGTGCGCTGGAGCGTGCGGAGGTCGTGCACGTCGCGCGGGCGCTGCCGAGCTCCGGGCTGTCGGTCGCTGCGCGCCTCGGCACGCGCGAGCACGCGCACTGCTCAGGGCTCGGGAAGGCGCTGCTCGCGACGCTCTCCCCCGCCGTCGTCGACGAGCTCTTCCCCACCGACGAGCTGCCGCGCCAGACCGAGCGCTCGATCGTCACGCGCAAAGCGCTCCACGAGGAGCTCGCGCGAATCCGCGCCGCCGGCTACGCGCTCGACGACGAGGAGGGCACGCTCGGCGTCCGCTGCGTCGCGAGCCCGGTCTTCACGAGCGGGGGCCGTGCGCTCTTCGCGCTCAGCGTCACGAGCGTCCCGGCCGGCCTGCTGGGCGACGACCTGACGCGCGCGGTCGACGCGGTGCGCGGCGCGGCCGCGCTGCTGAGCGCGTCGTTCGGCGGTGCCGTCCCGAGCGGCTGGGGCACGCCCGCGCCGGCTACTTGA
- a CDS encoding creatininase family protein has translation MTTLLWERATRERLRALAPEAVAVLPVGAVEQHGPHLPTGTDALVAGAVARAACERLPDGVTALLAPTLAYGSSDHHLPFGGTLSLSPATLAAVLGDLLRSLRAGGCERALIVNAHGGNAEICGAVAQAAAIEHDMLAAAVSYWRVSAPPATLAGWPFPGHAGAYETSLVLALAGDDVDVAQLAPSPAVGGRGGERRVDGGAPADPLAGTVVADPRAWVRLGGWTDDPREASAAAGEDALERAANAVADVIAALARRDR, from the coding sequence GTGACGACGCTGTTGTGGGAGCGAGCGACGCGAGAGCGGCTGCGGGCGCTGGCGCCGGAGGCGGTGGCCGTGCTGCCGGTCGGCGCCGTCGAGCAGCACGGACCGCACCTGCCGACGGGTACCGACGCGCTGGTCGCCGGCGCGGTCGCGCGCGCCGCCTGCGAGCGGCTGCCGGACGGCGTCACCGCGCTGCTGGCGCCGACGCTCGCGTACGGCTCGTCCGACCACCACCTGCCGTTCGGCGGCACGCTGTCGCTGTCGCCGGCGACGCTCGCGGCGGTGCTCGGCGACCTGCTGCGGTCGCTGCGCGCCGGCGGCTGCGAGCGCGCGTTGATCGTGAACGCGCACGGCGGCAACGCAGAGATCTGCGGCGCGGTCGCCCAGGCGGCCGCGATCGAGCACGACATGCTGGCGGCGGCGGTCTCGTATTGGCGGGTCTCTGCGCCGCCGGCCACGCTCGCCGGCTGGCCGTTCCCGGGGCACGCAGGCGCATACGAGACGTCGCTGGTGTTAGCGCTCGCCGGTGACGACGTCGACGTCGCCCAGCTCGCGCCGTCACCGGCGGTCGGCGGTAGGGGTGGCGAGCGGCGCGTGGACGGTGGGGCGCCGGCGGATCCGCTCGCCGGCACGGTCGTCGCCGACCCGCGCGCGTGGGTACGGCTCGGCGGCTGGACGGACGACCCGCGGGAGGCGAGTGCCGCGGCCGGGGAGGACGCGCTCGAGCGCGCCGCAAACGCGGTCGCCGACGTGATCGCGGCGCTCGCGCGTCGCGATCGCTGA
- a CDS encoding bifunctional 4-hydroxy-2-oxoglutarate aldolase/2-dehydro-3-deoxy-phosphogluconate aldolase, with protein sequence MELSVRTTNRSKAIAGRIEAERVLAIVRLSEPGRAAVAARAVAAGGLRAVEISLTTPDALIAIEQLTSVGGATSGAAGASGAAGASGAALLVGAGTVRTVADAELAVAAGAQFLLSPHLALDVLAWAAERDVLAIPGAFTPTDVARALDAGAALIKLFPARALGPAYVRDLLGPFPGARLVPTGGVGPGDAADYLHAGAAAVALGGALVDDARALHPDRLQALARTMRAGIPSNPGPVTRT encoded by the coding sequence ATGGAGCTGAGCGTTCGAACTACGAACAGATCGAAGGCGATCGCCGGGCGGATCGAGGCCGAGCGCGTGCTCGCGATCGTGCGTCTGTCCGAGCCCGGCCGCGCGGCAGTCGCGGCGCGCGCCGTCGCTGCCGGCGGCCTGCGCGCCGTCGAGATCAGCCTGACGACCCCAGACGCGCTCATCGCGATCGAGCAGCTGACGTCGGTGGGCGGGGCGACGAGCGGCGCGGCTGGCGCGAGCGGCGCGGCAGGGGCGAGCGGTGCGGCGCTGCTGGTCGGCGCGGGGACGGTTCGCACTGTCGCAGACGCTGAGCTGGCGGTCGCGGCGGGGGCGCAGTTCCTGCTGTCGCCGCACCTCGCGCTCGACGTGCTCGCGTGGGCCGCGGAGCGGGACGTGCTCGCGATCCCCGGCGCCTTCACGCCGACCGACGTCGCGCGGGCGCTCGACGCCGGCGCCGCGCTGATCAAGCTGTTCCCCGCCCGCGCGCTCGGGCCCGCGTACGTGCGCGACCTGCTCGGTCCGTTCCCCGGCGCGCGGCTCGTGCCGACGGGCGGCGTCGGACCCGGCGACGCCGCCGACTACCTCCACGCCGGCGCGGCGGCCGTCGCGCTCGGCGGCGCGCTCGTCGACGACGCACGCGCGCTGCACCCAGACCGTCTCCAAGCGCTCGCCCGCACGATGCGGGCGGGCATCCCGTCAAACCCTGGCCCGGTGACCCGTACATGA
- a CDS encoding dihydrodipicolinate synthase family protein, producing MKIEGILPVIPTPFDDGGAFDAGSFQRLLDHMLPHVDGYTLLGSTGEAPSMTTAERLEIAAAALAMTPEDKRVVVGVTHTSLADSVAIARHAAEHGAAGVLLAAPYYFPNTPGGLGDHLAELAAETDVELVFYDNPAPTATNVTADQIVEYAARIDRLNTVKLTDHALDKVAAWQAAGLRVHGGDDPILFRYLDAGVDGVMMIVPALFPEAFAETWRRHRAGDAEGALDVFSAEVLPFSHVFGIGDEIVTTKALLAEIGVFASDRVRLPLAPVDTRRRELLAQAHRICRARTDARLSGAVAANAGARG from the coding sequence ATGAAGATCGAAGGAATCCTTCCCGTCATCCCCACGCCGTTCGACGACGGCGGGGCGTTCGACGCCGGCAGCTTCCAACGGCTGCTCGACCACATGCTGCCGCACGTCGACGGCTACACGCTGCTCGGCAGCACGGGCGAGGCGCCGTCGATGACGACCGCCGAGCGGCTCGAGATCGCCGCCGCCGCGCTCGCGATGACGCCGGAGGACAAGCGGGTCGTCGTCGGCGTCACGCACACGTCGCTCGCGGACAGCGTCGCGATCGCCCGGCACGCCGCCGAGCACGGCGCGGCCGGCGTCCTGCTGGCGGCGCCGTACTACTTCCCGAACACGCCCGGCGGGCTCGGCGACCACCTCGCCGAGCTGGCGGCCGAGACCGACGTCGAGCTCGTCTTCTACGACAACCCGGCGCCGACCGCGACGAACGTCACCGCCGACCAGATCGTCGAGTACGCCGCACGCATCGACCGCCTCAACACCGTCAAGCTGACCGACCACGCGCTCGACAAGGTCGCCGCCTGGCAGGCGGCCGGCCTGCGCGTCCACGGCGGCGACGACCCGATCCTCTTCCGCTACCTCGACGCCGGCGTCGACGGCGTGATGATGATCGTTCCGGCGCTCTTCCCGGAGGCGTTCGCGGAGACGTGGCGCCGCCACCGCGCGGGCGACGCCGAGGGCGCGCTCGACGTCTTCTCCGCCGAGGTGCTGCCGTTCTCGCACGTCTTCGGGATCGGCGACGAGATCGTCACGACGAAGGCGCTGCTGGCGGAGATCGGCGTCTTCGCCTCCGACCGTGTGCGGCTCCCGCTCGCACCGGTCGACACGCGTCGCCGCGAGCTGCTCGCGCAGGCGCATCGGATCTGCCGCGCGCGCACCGACGCGCGCCTCAGCGGAGCCGTCGCGGCGAACGCGGGGGCGCGCGGGTGA